In Streptomyces alboniger, the following are encoded in one genomic region:
- a CDS encoding SCO4226 family nickel-binding protein, with the protein MSKFMDVHHGMNGITADQLKEAHQADLAIEKEEGVHFEKAWADPESGTVYCLSEAPSADAVQRIHERAGHRADEVHPVPLTV; encoded by the coding sequence ATGTCCAAGTTCATGGACGTCCACCACGGGATGAACGGCATCACGGCCGACCAGTTGAAGGAGGCCCACCAGGCCGACCTCGCCATCGAGAAGGAAGAAGGCGTCCACTTCGAGAAGGCCTGGGCGGACCCGGAGTCCGGCACGGTCTACTGCCTCTCCGAGGCACCCTCGGCCGACGCCGTCCAGCGCATCCACGAGCGCGCAGGACACCGGGCCGACGAGGTCCACCCGGTTCCCCTCACCGTGTGA
- a CDS encoding SPW repeat protein codes for MTTSPRSPSSMETHPDIIDIRARHEIAERAASTPKVQAVETMAFLTGLFLACSPWIVGFDGLTRLTVTNLVVGIAYALLMSGGFGRAYERTHSMAWAACALGAWTIVAPWVVAGDMSTTRSVVCNVITGAVALLLGVAASAAVRAEESSAAGHGKAAAYRAGPG; via the coding sequence ATGACAACGTCCCCCAGGTCCCCGTCATCGATGGAGACGCATCCCGACATCATCGACATCCGCGCTCGTCATGAGATCGCCGAGCGCGCGGCGAGCACACCGAAAGTGCAAGCCGTCGAGACGATGGCCTTCCTCACCGGCCTCTTCCTGGCCTGCTCGCCCTGGATCGTGGGCTTCGACGGACTGACGAGGCTGACGGTCACCAACCTCGTCGTCGGCATCGCCTACGCCCTGCTGATGAGCGGCGGATTCGGCCGAGCGTACGAACGCACCCACAGCATGGCGTGGGCCGCTTGCGCGCTGGGGGCCTGGACGATCGTCGCCCCGTGGGTCGTGGCGGGTGACATGAGCACCACCAGGTCGGTGGTCTGCAACGTCATCACCGGCGCGGTGGCCCTGCTGCTGGGCGTGGCCGCCAGCGCGGCCGTCCGTGCGGAAGAGAGTTCGGCCGCCGGTCACGGCAAGGCGGCGGCCTACCGGGCGGGCCCTGGCTGA
- a CDS encoding catalase, with translation MTDVSSKGPASGDNRETLTNRQGHPVHDNQNQRTVGARGPATLENYQFLEKISHFDRERIPERVVHARGVTAYGYFEAYGALGDDPIGRFTRARLFQERGKRTDVAVRFSTVIGGRDSSEAARDPRGFAVKFYTEDGNWDLVGNNLGVFFIRDAIKFPDVIHALKPDPVTFEQQPRRIFDFMSQTPESMHMLVNLFSPRGIPSDYRHMQGFGVNTYKWVNEQGESLLVKYHWMPKQGVRSMTEEDAANVQAEGLGHATKDLYEAIARGDHPEWELLVQVMEDHDHPELDFDPLDDTKTWPEQDFPPKAVGRMVLDRMPENYFAENEQISFGTGVLVDGLDFSDDKMLVGRTFSYSDTQRYRVGPNYLQLPVNQAKNARVRTNQRDGLMTYQVDGGGENPIVNYEPSITGGLREAQYATHDEQGPEIHGRLTRKRIPRTNDYLQAGQRYCLMEQWERDDLVHNFVELLSECDRAVQERMVWHFLLVENELGLKVGEGIGIGAKDVAGLQPLAGQDLTEEDRKRLANLGENPPRDVSGLTMTHCVPNERHVVSR, from the coding sequence GTGACGGACGTATCGAGCAAGGGCCCCGCCTCGGGCGACAACCGCGAGACGCTCACCAACCGGCAGGGTCACCCGGTCCACGACAACCAGAACCAGCGCACCGTCGGCGCCCGTGGCCCGGCGACGCTGGAGAACTACCAGTTCCTCGAGAAGATCAGCCACTTCGACCGCGAGCGCATCCCCGAGCGGGTCGTCCACGCGCGCGGGGTGACGGCGTACGGCTACTTCGAGGCGTACGGCGCCCTGGGCGACGACCCCATCGGGCGCTTCACCCGCGCCAGGCTCTTCCAGGAGCGCGGCAAGCGTACGGACGTCGCCGTGCGCTTCTCGACGGTCATCGGCGGCCGTGACTCCTCCGAGGCGGCCCGTGACCCCCGGGGCTTCGCGGTGAAGTTCTACACCGAGGACGGCAACTGGGACCTGGTCGGCAACAACCTGGGGGTGTTCTTCATCCGGGACGCGATCAAGTTCCCCGACGTCATCCACGCGCTCAAGCCGGACCCCGTGACCTTCGAGCAGCAGCCGCGTCGGATCTTCGACTTCATGTCGCAGACCCCCGAGTCCATGCACATGCTGGTCAACCTCTTCAGCCCGCGCGGCATCCCGTCGGACTACCGCCACATGCAGGGCTTCGGCGTCAACACGTACAAGTGGGTCAACGAACAGGGGGAGTCCCTCCTGGTGAAGTACCACTGGATGCCCAAGCAGGGCGTCCGCAGCATGACCGAGGAGGACGCGGCGAACGTCCAGGCCGAGGGGCTCGGGCACGCCACCAAGGACCTGTACGAGGCGATCGCGCGCGGTGATCACCCGGAGTGGGAACTGCTCGTCCAGGTGATGGAGGACCACGACCACCCCGAGCTGGACTTCGACCCGCTCGACGACACGAAGACCTGGCCCGAGCAGGACTTCCCGCCGAAGGCGGTCGGCCGGATGGTGCTCGACCGGATGCCGGAGAACTACTTCGCGGAGAACGAGCAGATCTCGTTCGGTACCGGTGTGCTGGTGGACGGCCTCGACTTCTCGGACGACAAGATGCTCGTGGGCCGCACCTTCTCCTACAGCGACACCCAGCGCTACCGCGTCGGCCCCAACTACCTCCAGCTGCCGGTCAACCAGGCCAAGAACGCCCGTGTGCGCACCAACCAGCGCGACGGCCTGATGACGTATCAGGTCGACGGGGGCGGCGAGAACCCCATCGTCAACTACGAGCCGTCCATCACCGGCGGGCTGCGCGAGGCGCAGTACGCGACGCACGACGAGCAGGGCCCGGAGATCCACGGCAGGCTCACGCGCAAGCGCATCCCGCGGACGAACGACTATCTCCAGGCGGGCCAGCGGTACTGCCTGATGGAGCAGTGGGAGCGCGACGACCTCGTACACAACTTCGTCGAGCTGCTCTCCGAGTGCGACCGGGCGGTCCAGGAGCGGATGGTCTGGCACTTCCTGCTCGTGGAGAACGAGCTGGGCCTCAAGGTCGGCGAGGGGATCGGCATCGGCGCGAAGGACGTCGCGGGCCTCCAGCCCCTCGCCGGTCAGGACCTGACCGAGGAGGACCGCAAGCGGCTCGCCAACCTGGGGGAGAACCCGCCGCGCGACGTCAGCGGCCTGACCATGACGCACTGCGTGCCGAACGAGAGGCACGTGGTCAGCCGCTGA
- a CDS encoding DUF6003 family protein has translation MADDAYLFLLPDRRPRLGAALAALGGLECTETPAVHGWLQAHDVSVSSEQVRILPAEAEALIPEDAERLPVPLSEEEALRVQQECAPQAVTDMESELLEYRDTTQDWEALVHRALTAGIPAQRIAQLTGIDPQDIGRLTT, from the coding sequence ATGGCCGATGACGCATACCTGTTCCTTCTTCCCGACCGGCGCCCGCGGCTGGGGGCGGCCCTGGCCGCCCTCGGGGGCCTGGAGTGCACGGAGACGCCAGCCGTGCACGGCTGGCTGCAAGCCCACGACGTCTCCGTCTCCTCGGAGCAGGTCAGGATCCTGCCCGCCGAGGCAGAGGCGCTCATCCCCGAGGACGCCGAGCGCCTGCCCGTGCCGTTGAGCGAGGAGGAGGCGCTGCGGGTCCAGCAGGAGTGCGCGCCGCAGGCCGTCACGGACATGGAGAGCGAGCTGCTCGAATACCGGGATACGACCCAGGACTGGGAGGCGCTCGTGCACCGGGCCCTCACCGCGGGCATCCCCGCGCAGCGCATCGCCCAGCTGACGGGCATCGACCCGCAGGACATCGGCCGCCTGACGACCTGA
- a CDS encoding DUF6479 family protein, producing the protein MKSMEWELAISHTAALLMWIAGVVVVAVLLGAFFWGQRVRAREPRPPRPDEQTKMPEGGPVREIREYRDPDEVPRDGHRLTPHELKEGYGQSSTHPSPSQDPADHRKGDGGSFGSGGLGS; encoded by the coding sequence ATGAAATCCATGGAGTGGGAACTTGCTATTTCGCACACCGCCGCCCTCCTGATGTGGATCGCCGGTGTCGTGGTGGTCGCGGTTCTTCTCGGCGCCTTTTTCTGGGGGCAGCGGGTTCGCGCGCGCGAGCCCAGACCGCCGCGTCCGGACGAGCAGACGAAGATGCCCGAAGGCGGCCCGGTCAGGGAGATCCGCGAATACCGGGACCCGGACGAGGTGCCGAGGGACGGCCACCGGCTCACGCCGCACGAGCTGAAGGAGGGGTACGGCCAGTCGAGCACGCACCCCAGCCCCTCGCAGGATCCGGCCGACCACAGGAAGGGCGACGGCGGCAGCTTCGGCAGCGGCGGCCTCGGCAGCTGA
- a CDS encoding NUDIX hydrolase: protein MDVRLAAYAVSVESGRVLLAHAVKPDGERVWTLPGGRVEDGEDPFDTVIREVAEETGLDAVVERLLGVDSRVIPAAERRSPGRPALQNVGIFYQVRTTGGRLRPEPNGDTAESVWTPLSDVPRLVRSSLLDIGLALARTAPPTGHVAPVPVGGLIRH from the coding sequence ATGGATGTGCGACTGGCCGCGTACGCCGTGTCCGTCGAGAGCGGGCGGGTACTGCTCGCCCATGCCGTGAAGCCGGACGGCGAGAGGGTCTGGACTCTGCCCGGTGGCAGGGTCGAGGACGGGGAGGATCCGTTCGACACGGTGATCCGGGAGGTCGCCGAGGAGACCGGCTTGGACGCCGTGGTGGAACGCCTGTTGGGTGTGGACTCGCGAGTCATCCCCGCGGCGGAGCGCCGCTCACCCGGCAGGCCCGCGCTCCAGAACGTCGGCATCTTCTACCAGGTCCGCACCACCGGCGGCCGGCTCCGCCCGGAGCCCAACGGCGACACCGCCGAGTCGGTCTGGACCCCGCTCTCCGACGTCCCCCGCCTCGTTCGCTCGTCGCTGCTCGACATCGGTCTGGCCCTGGCCCGAACCGCCCCGCCGACCGGCCACGTCGCCCCCGTCCCGGTCGGCGGCCTGATCCGGCACTGA
- a CDS encoding metallophosphoesterase family protein: MIRVAAVGDIHMGADSQGLLRPAFETLPDCADLLLLAGDLTRHGTPDEARVVAREVADLPVPVIAVLGNHDHHDERPEEVTAVLRAAGVQVLEGQGTVVEIEGARVGVAGTKGFGGGFVGRSGSEFGEPLMKEFIRYTRRCAEGLRASLHELAEQGCDTRVALTHFAPVPDTLAGEPLEIYPFLGSYLLAEAVDAAGADLAVHGHAHAGTEHGMTSGGVPVRNVAQPVIRKAFNVYHLRGHGHDEAVTAAASADRHA, encoded by the coding sequence ATGATCCGCGTCGCGGCCGTGGGGGACATTCACATGGGGGCCGACAGCCAGGGGCTGCTCAGGCCCGCCTTCGAAACGCTTCCCGACTGCGCCGACCTGCTGCTTCTCGCCGGGGACCTCACCCGCCACGGCACCCCGGACGAGGCGCGGGTGGTCGCCCGTGAGGTGGCGGACCTGCCGGTTCCGGTCATCGCCGTGCTCGGCAATCACGACCATCACGACGAGCGGCCCGAGGAGGTCACCGCCGTCCTGCGCGCTGCGGGCGTACAGGTGCTCGAAGGGCAGGGCACGGTCGTCGAGATCGAAGGGGCGCGCGTGGGCGTCGCGGGGACCAAGGGGTTCGGCGGCGGGTTCGTGGGCCGCAGTGGGAGCGAGTTCGGGGAACCCCTGATGAAGGAGTTCATCCGGTACACCCGCCGCTGCGCGGAGGGCCTGCGGGCCTCGCTGCACGAGCTGGCCGAGCAGGGCTGTGACACGCGGGTGGCGCTGACGCACTTCGCACCGGTGCCGGACACGCTCGCGGGAGAACCGCTGGAGATCTATCCGTTCCTCGGCAGCTATCTGCTGGCCGAGGCGGTCGACGCGGCGGGCGCGGACCTGGCGGTGCACGGCCACGCGCACGCCGGTACCGAGCACGGGATGACCAGCGGCGGCGTACCCGTCCGCAACGTCGCCCAGCCCGTCATCCGCAAGGCGTTCAACGTCTACCACCTGCGAGGACACGGGCACGACGAAGCCGTGACGGCCGCCGCCTCCGCCGACCGTCACGCCTGA
- a CDS encoding phosphatase PAP2 family protein, producing the protein MLWATACVVTLGFLIALEIAARRYGGVPGPITNQAREVIFPPKPGPLYGGLALMMVVLTWRQRFIAAGAAIGVDVVFVSVRWAVGAEVPEDHFIGNGALWAMLGCAAFAITRRTGKERLLLLKGVGLGLLLVAGRKTGDTWLLITSKTRPTVLDPYVATADHALGDPSWLAGRILRASGPVSTYVLDLVYAQLAVAAIVVALYQLRNVAAEGRFPRHHLVRTFLLIGLIGPGIYMIFPVVGPIFAYGPGTSGTGGVEWAVADLWPNTPPPIGVPQPVPYDGITPRNCVPSLHTAWATAIFIHSRKGPRLLRFAGAFWLVATLSATLGFGYHYGVDLIAGVVFALTVEAALRTFDRGWDRSGIQLVAYGTAVFTGLLVSYRYLPLDMAEHPGVFGPLLLLAMASVIYGYMRTTRLWEPKTAPALQPEPQPEPV; encoded by the coding sequence ACGCTACGGCGGCGTACCGGGGCCGATCACCAACCAGGCGCGAGAGGTCATATTTCCCCCCAAACCGGGGCCTCTGTACGGCGGCCTGGCGTTGATGATGGTGGTGCTCACCTGGCGGCAGCGGTTCATCGCGGCCGGTGCCGCGATCGGTGTCGACGTCGTCTTCGTATCGGTGCGGTGGGCGGTCGGCGCCGAGGTGCCCGAGGACCACTTCATCGGCAACGGCGCGTTGTGGGCGATGCTGGGCTGTGCGGCTTTCGCGATCACGCGTCGTACGGGCAAGGAACGCCTCCTGCTGCTGAAGGGCGTCGGTCTGGGGCTGCTCCTCGTGGCCGGCCGCAAGACCGGTGACACCTGGCTGCTCATCACGTCGAAGACCCGCCCCACCGTGCTCGATCCGTATGTGGCCACCGCCGATCACGCACTGGGCGACCCGTCGTGGCTGGCAGGCCGCATACTCAGGGCTTCCGGCCCGGTCAGCACGTACGTTCTCGACCTGGTGTACGCACAGCTCGCGGTGGCGGCGATCGTCGTCGCCCTGTACCAACTGCGCAACGTGGCGGCCGAGGGCCGCTTTCCCCGCCACCACCTGGTGCGCACCTTCCTGCTGATCGGCCTCATCGGGCCCGGCATCTACATGATCTTCCCGGTGGTCGGACCGATCTTCGCCTACGGCCCCGGCACCTCCGGCACCGGCGGCGTGGAGTGGGCGGTGGCCGACCTGTGGCCGAACACACCGCCGCCGATCGGCGTCCCGCAACCGGTGCCGTACGACGGGATCACGCCCCGCAACTGCGTGCCCAGCCTGCACACGGCGTGGGCCACCGCGATCTTCATCCACTCCCGCAAGGGTCCGCGCCTGCTGCGGTTCGCGGGGGCGTTCTGGCTGGTCGCCACGCTCAGCGCGACGCTGGGCTTCGGCTACCACTACGGCGTGGACCTCATCGCCGGCGTGGTGTTCGCGCTCACCGTCGAGGCGGCGCTGCGCACGTTCGACCGCGGCTGGGACCGCTCGGGAATCCAGCTGGTCGCCTACGGCACGGCGGTCTTCACCGGGCTCCTGGTGTCGTACCGCTATCTGCCGCTGGACATGGCCGAGCATCCCGGGGTGTTCGGGCCGCTTCTCCTGCTGGCGATGGCCTCCGTGATCTACGGCTACATGCGGACCACCAGGCTGTGGGAGCCGAAGACCGCACCGGCGCTCCAGCCGGAGCCGCAACCCGAACCGGTGTGA
- a CDS encoding polysaccharide deacetylase family protein, giving the protein MPPPHTPAAACKTRRTSKRLPRTAAVLAAGAALALALTGCAELDTTSPSTVREAGAEAKAADRGKFGTVDCRKAKCVALTFDAGPSENTPRLLKILKDEKVPATFFTLGKNHIEKYPELVKRMDREGHEVASHTWSHKILTKIEPDEARRELERPNEAIEKLIGKKPTLMRPPQGRTDDDVNKLSKELGLSEVLWTVTAKDYTTNDSKLIEKRVIDQTKRDGIILLHDIYKGTVPAVPGVISELKKRGYVFVTVSQLLAPGKAEPGKVYR; this is encoded by the coding sequence ATGCCTCCTCCTCACACGCCTGCCGCTGCCTGCAAGACGAGACGGACCTCGAAGAGGTTGCCTCGCACCGCTGCCGTCCTCGCGGCCGGGGCGGCCCTCGCCCTCGCCCTGACCGGGTGCGCCGAACTCGACACCACCTCGCCCAGCACCGTCCGCGAGGCGGGTGCGGAGGCGAAGGCCGCGGACCGGGGGAAGTTCGGCACCGTCGACTGCCGCAAGGCCAAGTGCGTGGCGCTGACCTTCGACGCGGGGCCCAGCGAGAACACGCCCCGTCTGCTCAAGATCCTCAAGGACGAGAAGGTCCCCGCCACCTTCTTCACGCTGGGCAAGAACCACATAGAGAAGTACCCCGAGCTGGTGAAGCGGATGGACCGCGAGGGCCACGAGGTCGCCAGTCACACCTGGTCGCACAAGATCCTCACGAAGATCGAGCCCGACGAGGCGCGCCGCGAGCTGGAGCGCCCGAACGAGGCGATAGAGAAGCTCATCGGCAAGAAGCCGACACTGATGCGCCCGCCGCAGGGCCGCACCGACGACGACGTCAACAAGCTCTCCAAGGAGCTGGGCCTCTCGGAGGTCCTGTGGACCGTCACGGCCAAGGACTACACGACCAATGACTCCAAGCTGATCGAGAAGCGGGTCATCGACCAGACCAAGCGGGACGGCATCATCCTGCTGCACGACATCTACAAGGGCACCGTGCCCGCCGTGCCGGGCGTCATCTCCGAGCTGAAGAAGCGGGGCTACGTCTTCGTGACCGTCTCCCAGCTGCTCGCGCCGGGCAAGGCCGAGCCGGGCAAGGTCTACCGCTGA
- a CDS encoding nucleotidyltransferase family protein: protein MTPNAEETTPDGYGRKPVTELRTAAGPAGGSPHHELCAEELPPDLNQAILEATKQVAAILKRHEHDFALAGSVAVYAHGGTGNLQHDADFCIRPEDAEAVAATLEQAGLTVYAPPEDWLLKAKCLGQDIDLIFELAHQPVTAELLGRAVELPVDSVRMPVLAPTDLMRALLAAFSEHHCDFGAVLPIARQLREMVDWEAVRGECGDAPMPAAFLYLLERLEVIAPRGGDR, encoded by the coding sequence GTGACGCCGAACGCAGAAGAAACCACCCCCGACGGGTATGGAAGGAAGCCGGTCACCGAGCTGCGCACCGCGGCGGGGCCGGCCGGTGGGTCCCCGCACCACGAGCTGTGCGCGGAAGAGCTTCCGCCCGACCTGAACCAGGCCATCCTGGAGGCGACCAAGCAGGTCGCCGCCATTCTCAAGAGGCACGAGCACGATTTCGCCCTCGCCGGCAGCGTCGCCGTGTACGCGCACGGCGGGACCGGCAACCTCCAGCACGACGCCGACTTCTGCATCAGGCCCGAGGACGCCGAGGCGGTCGCGGCCACGCTGGAACAGGCCGGTCTGACGGTGTACGCGCCGCCCGAGGACTGGCTCCTCAAGGCGAAGTGCCTGGGCCAGGACATCGACCTCATCTTCGAACTGGCTCACCAGCCGGTCACCGCGGAACTGCTGGGACGGGCCGTGGAACTGCCGGTGGACTCGGTGCGCATGCCGGTCCTTGCGCCGACCGATCTGATGCGGGCCCTGCTCGCGGCTTTCTCCGAGCACCACTGCGACTTCGGAGCCGTACTGCCGATCGCGCGACAGCTGCGGGAAATGGTCGACTGGGAGGCCGTCCGCGGCGAGTGCGGGGACGCGCCGATGCCGGCCGCTTTCCTCTATCTGCTGGAACGCCTTGAAGTCATCGCACCGCGAGGAGGAGACCGGTGA